A genome region from Macaca fascicularis isolate 582-1 chromosome 3, T2T-MFA8v1.1 includes the following:
- the LOC135969858 gene encoding beta-defensin 109-like, which produces MRLHLLLLILLLFSILLSPVRGGLGAAEGHCLNLSGVCRRDVCKVVEDQIGACRRRMKCCRAWWILVPIPTPLIMSDYQEPLKPKLK; this is translated from the exons ATGAGACTCCATTTACTTCTTcttattctccttcttttttcaattcttttatccCCAG TGAGAGGTGGTTTGGGTGCTGCTGAAGGTCATTGTCTCAATTTGTCTGGTGTTTGCAGAAGAGATGTCTGCAAAGTAGTAGAAGATCAAATTGGTGCCTGCCGAAGAAGGATGAAGTGCTGTAGAGCATGGTGGATTTTAGTGCCAATTCCAACACCACTTATCATGTCAGATTATCAAGAACCCCTTAAACCTAAGTTGAAATGA